GCGTTACAATCTGATAAGAAAATCTGAAAATTCTAAACTCCACATAAAGATATTAATCAACACTTTTGAATAAAGATGTGTCTTTGACTGTGTTTAAAACAATccacagggttgtcactaagatttcaagttgccggataaatacaacaagtaggtggggaatcaaacggctagggatttcttttgaatctgtttttcttctattttgcaataaaagtagccaggggccactctcttagtagccggggaaaatctcTGGCCCCCACCAAAGCATACATTCTTCAGTAAAGAATTCCAGAGAGGTGTTAGGTACTGAAAAAGATCTGTTACTGTAAGGGCATAGGTTACAATGTGGAACTATCAATTTCTTATCAATTTAGTTGGAACAATCTTCATCCCTGTGAAGACTGGCAAAAGTGGGTTGCTTACTAGCCTGTTCACAcaccctttttttctctttaaagatTGTCAAACGCGTGGATGGTTGCTAACAGACTGAAtttagaaacttttttttaacccCCTGGGGGGGAATACTCCCTGtgatggcctatacagggagaTTCCACCCAAAATGAGTACTTGTTCAGGTTCtgggtatataaaagggtagggattaaattaaaatatttagaaaagATGCATCTTATTGACTTCTATATAACTTATTTCCTTGGATAGGTGCCTATGCTCTAACAAGCCCACTCTCCCAAACATGTGCACACCACATAAAATAGTAGGGATACAAGgaaaacctttttctttttccactatATTGCTGAGAGAATCAATATTAATTGATGATGATAACGagataataaatattttataatcatGCATACCAATACATGTGTGTACAGTGTGTTGGTACTATTGTAtgtttaatcataactataacaaaattgtcaaatctgactggctatcaactgccctgatttcagccttaattggacagtttaataggacagtacgcgtcatgcctaagtaattgaacagtacgcgccatcaagcgcgcgcttaaatggctttttttttcaatgctagcaaaacaaaatgtcgaatttcttgtgttttgatgtaaaaaatagcctattatatcacaaattttgttaaagttatgattaattggtaacagaacttcgtgtcgtccaattcggcctgtaatcatactcgtgattaaacaaatcggactcccgctatgcggtcgtccgattttgttaatcactcatatgattacagaccaaattgcactcctctcagtcctgttaccattacttattaccAGCCATGGTTTTAACAAATGAAAGACATTTATACTGACTTACCATTAACGTGGGTAATAacgtagtttttgtttttctattagccaaaaataaatttacaattCATTGAAAGTAAAAGTAATAAGTGCACCCCTCACTTAAGCATCTTCCTCCCAATAAGTGCCCCTCCTTTTAGCCAAAATTTTAAATCAGTACTTGGacgcttattcgaggaaatgaagtaaaaagaaaagacgACTTGGAAGGGACTCCACTTTGAAGAGTAGAAAGTTTACTTACAAAGTATTGTTGGAAAGGAGTTCCAATGATCTCAATATATCTCTCAGGAGCATCTCGATCTTTAGGAAAGACATGGACTTTACTCACACCACTCCATTTCTTTATGTGATCAAGGTTTGATGCCCCTTTACCAATGATTGGGCCAGCAAATTTAGACGGAAATGTGAGATGAACTTTAACTGGAACCTAAAAAGTCAAAACCAAATATTAGTAAAATTTTTATAATCCTCTCAGTCGTGGAGTAAGTAAAAATGGTAAGATGCTGTTTTGACTCTCTATTCTGAACAAAATCCAGTGCCATAACCATTCAAGTGAAACTTCTTTGGCAGTACTGTTATATTAGTGGCTGACCATGTGGTAATTCCAGAAGAGTACATGAATGATAAGCCCTTTACAGGATGAGGTCACAACCGATATTCCATAAATTTAAAAGAGGAGACAACAAAAATAGTAGGTCTTACAGTAATTGGGTTTCAACCTTTCCATTCCCAGAGTAAATGATGGAGTTGGTGGTTTTATGAATCAGTAGAAAAACTCCCTGGACCACAAGCCTTGTGGTCCAGCAATATTTTCCAATACAAACCCTAATAATTTCGCAGAAGTTCCAAAAGCCATAAAACCTATGTCTCTTGTGTCAGACACCTCAAAATTGGCTTCTCTCATTTTTTTCATCCTCCTTCCATTGTTGGCTTTATGTAAGTTGTATCCCATAATGTTCGCATGAAGCAAGTCAAGGGACCACAAGCTGCAAAAGGCCTTTTACAATTACATGATGGTCAAACCACCAAACGTGGCCTAATAAACAGAAGAAACATAGCACACTACTTTTGCCAAACAAAACAGTAACCTAAAACAATAATAACTATACCTCTTGTAACAAATAACCTTGAGACGAATCGCCAAACGCTATGCGAAACCAGTTAGGAGGATAGGGATTATTCTGCAATAGAATATGTGCAACAttaacataattattataaaagtaCAAGGCTTTTAAAGTGGACATTCCTTGAATAGGATCTTAAAGTCCCCATTAATTTAGCAATACCCACAACACtttattctttcattttctcATTTAACAAATGTGTGAAGCAAGTACAAAAGTTGATGCAAAGCATGAGAAGGTAGCGAGTGTCGAGCAACAAAAACAGTTCAGTTTTTTGCAGGCAGATTAGCACTAACCGAGGGTTAAATGTTAATCTGGGTTTCTGCGtcttttttaaaagcattttctttgtaattttctctgttctttTTAGAAACAACCAATCCTCAAATTGCAAACAATTTAACAGAAGTTACATTGTAAGTATTTATAATTATGTGACTTCAAATTTTGAACAAACCCTGGGTTATCTGGCCCAGATTGAGCAACCCAGCCCAGGGCCCGGTTGTTTGCAGACTGTGATTAgtgctaacccggggttaaatttaagtctcgtttctttttttttttgttcaaaagcatatTCTTGCATAATTTCCTCTAATCCTTTTAGACTATCAAATATAAAAATTGTAGGCAaaatgaattaaactgaatttgcttttgaaGCCTTCATATCtaaattcaaattaaacacCAACTCTGGGTtctcttaacccagctttgaacaatgAAGCCCAGGGGTTCATTTTTCCACCTCTCTCGGGGGAAAAGGTGATAGAACACTCACAACACACTTCCACTTAACGACAAAAGAAAACTCAATGCACCAGGTTACTTACCATGTTATGAGACTGAACATGGGGCCACAGACCCTGTTGAGGTTGCATGAAGAAATGATGAGGGTGGTGATGGTGTGGATGGTGGGGCGGTCCAGGCTGTGGGGTAAAATGACAAGTCTCATTCAAACAATTTAAGCTGATTCACATTACCAGGGAGTATGTCATAGCAGTTCAGACTTACTAAGGGGCTGTCCACACTTGGTTCCTGAGAACCCCTGCCTGAGTACCAGTACAAAATGGTGTTTGGTTCACACTTTGAGTTCCCAAGATGTAACTATGTTCATAGTTCCTACTTCACCCTGTCGGACAccattttgaaacatgagcTTAGCAGTAGACTGCCCGagaactgaaataaaaacagTGTGCACACAGGGAACCAGTGACCACTTATGTGCCTGAGTAAATGTACACCTTGTTTTCAGGCATGGGCAGCATACCCAAATTCTAGCCTGGGTACTTGTACAAAAGAAGTGTTCACATTGGTGCAAGTACTGTACTTGTCACAATACTGAAAAAAGCTACAACATGTTTTTGCAACAAACACCCTAGGCTGCTGTTGATCCCATTCTCATCAAAACCATCCATAGTCATTTTCTATTTATcaccattttaatttttaccttCTTTAACAACCtaaaattttaagattttgtttgttttgttaagtaGTTTTCTTAGTTGGGAATGCCATTCAAATAATATGTCATGACAGGGCTCCTTGAAGCTCAAAAGAAGAAATTTAGATGTAAAAAAGGGCCTTGCATAATGAACACAAAAGATCTATAACTTTGGTGCTTAACTTGCAGTGGGAAGAAAATTTAATGACCACTGATGCAGGGATGTAGCCAAGGAAAAGCTAcacaggggtcaatttaataaagcttttacaagcgtaatttacaagtgtggctaTTGTTCCCAGACtttaaaacaatggctacacttgtaaattacccTTGTAAAAGTTTCATTAAATCGGCCCCAGGCATCTTCATTTGTCAAGCCAGCTTTTTTACTCAATTGCACTAACAAAATTACCCAATGTGCTTGTTTTCCGGTTTTATTTGAGGCAGTGGTAAGGTTTTTTTTCAGCCAGCAAAATTAGCCGGCAGTCAGCTCTTAGCAGCATCCCTGCTGACAGTGTCCACAGTTTCATGAGGGGGATTACAAGCTGCTAAGGTGTAAATAtgttaattaaccctttaagtcccaatagtgaccaacatcaattttctcccaatgatatccatacattgtcaagagattaggttatgagaattaataaaatgatcacctaagagaaaatgctttgattttttgtcaaattctcttaactcattctttaaggaaatatatagagatcagtttggagaatttgtgtgtATATAATGGGGCTTAAAGGTTTAAAAAAGACTGCCTTTGGTTCACTAACCTCTCTTTTCAAGGTTTTAAAGCAGCCATCGGCCCTAGTGCTGACCATATTTTCCGCTTGACTACATTTTGATAGTGCCTCCTCCTCAAGTGGACTGAGCATAGTGTTTTCATCTAAGGTTAACGGTTCTGGTGGGAGCTGACATTGTATTGTAATCACTCTGTCCATATGATTTAATGGGTTGTAGTCATCCCTTCAAAACAAACATCAGAAGGTTAAATGCAGaggtgttatttttattttttgttattttattatcattttgccaattaaattcaataataatatttattatatagacaagagtgttttactggaaaatgtaccactcgtaaaattcataaaaactacatccaggacccgagtggtttattttccataatctcacacgtgagtttatcgatgacgtaatttcagtaatttccctctattattttatcgatgtgtttttgtctatataataaaaagaacattacacggcggcttgaagatatgaatttatTCTcaagtggcaaaaacaatattttactcactcgctgcgctcattcgtaaaaattgttttaccactcgaaaataaaattcatatcttcgcgcaacggtgtaatatcctctatgtaaaCGAAATTAGGGACGGGCCAACAGGTGGTCATGGTCATGGCCACttaatagatcgttttcactcacgtgaccaatACCTTGACTACCGTTGCtacgccgccatattggtgtacctcAATGGTAAACAAACTGGTAGCGTCCTTCGCGTGGAACATGGTTTTGTGTATGATCGTTGGCTGTGGCAGCAAAAGTGGACGAGATAAAGGGTTATATTTTGCAAGGGTGCCTTCTGTGGTCACAAATCAAGGCGAAGAGGCACAAGAACTATCCAAAGAAAGAAGATCGCGCTGGATTTCAGCGATAAGCCGTGACGACCTCACCGAAGAGATCTTAGAAAACGATCGTGTGTGCGAAAAGCATTTTGTTTCAGGAAGAGCAGCTAAGAGCTGGGATAAATATAATATTGACTGGGTTCCGACATTGCTCTTGGGACACAAAAAAGCTACTGATCGAGCACACCATAAAGAAGCGGCGGCAAAACGAAGCGAGAGAGCGAGGGAACGTGAACTTGTGAAGAAGCCGGCTTTTGAAAAGAGAGAACGAGAGCTAGAACTAGAGCGAGCGGCAAAGAGACAGAAACTTGACAAGCCCGGTGAACAAGTTTCGAACCTTAGCTTTGAAGGAAATgagagcaaagagaaaaaaacaacagctgAAGCTGGCACACAAACTGAAGAGTTTGAATATTTATTCAGCTCTCTAAACATTGACCGGAAACCATTTGATCGGTGGGAGTTTGtacaaaacgaagaaaaagttaaattttACACTGGATTGCCTTCCTTCAATATCCTGCATAATGTCCTCGAGCATGTTTCTCCGTTTGTTGCATACAAGTCCCAGAATCTGACCACATTTCAAGAATTTATCATGACTTTGATAAAACTTAAACTTGACGCACCACATCAAGATCTTTCATATCGCTTCAATGTCTCCCTTGCTACagtttcaaggattttttcaGCCTGGATGGTAGCGCTAGATGTACGACTGGCCCCACTAATCAACTGGCCTGAACGTGAGGATTTATGGCGAACAATGCCACAGTGTTTTAAATATTcatttggaaacaaaacaacggTGATTATTGATTGTTTTGAAGTATTTATTAATAGGCCATCAAATCTGCTTGCAAGAGCACAGACATGGTCGTCATACAAACATCATAACACTGTTAAGGTGCTGATAGGGATAACTCCTCAAGGCACAATCTCCTACGTTTCCCAAGCTTGGGGAGGACGAACATCAGACAAATTTTTAACTGAGAACTGCGgaattttgaataaattgttGCCTGGGGATCTGGTCTTGGCTGACCGTGGTTTCACTATTGCGGAGAGTGTAATGTTTCAGCAAGCACAACTAGCCATCCCTGCTTTCACGAAGGGGAAAGACCAGCTTGACCCTGTGGATGTCGAAAAAACTAGGGGGATCGCAAATGTTCGCATTCATGTTGAAAGGGTTATTGGTCTCCTTCGCCGGAAGTACTCAATATTGTCTGGAATTCTGCCAATTGACTTCTTAATTTCCAACCCTAATGGCTCACAGGAAGAAGCAACACCAATGATTGACAGAATCATTAATGTATCTGCAGCTCTTGTTAATTTGTGCCCAGGCATTGTACCACTTGACTAACTGGCAGTGAAAAGTTAAAGGAGCCTAGTCAGCCACCCCTTCAACGTCCCCTTTTCAATGCTCGCAATATTATGGACATCGTATAGTGGagcaaaattttattacattgtgATAATTTGTGGTACTGGAAGTCTGTTTAACTGCCTTTAGTAGTTTTCCAGTGATCTCTCTTGTTTCAATACGTTCTGTGTAAAATAGAAGATCCCACTCGTACGTATAATACAGACACAAATTGGTGGCAGACTGGGTTCCTTTAAAGCATTATGATAAACTAAGTAACAGTACATTCCATGTGACATAGAGTATGATCACAGAGACAAAAGACTCTAGCTGTTCCTTGTTTTCATGAACCATAGAAATACAGGGGTCTGTGATTCTGGAATATCTGCAACCAAGTAACGAGCAACTTTACATTTACTAGTTATAGGGTGATTGGACAACTGTCGTACTTATTGTTGTTTAAATGGTGTTCAGTAATGGAATGTGGCATTGCATGTGCCTTTCGTgtcaataatatatatataaaaccaCATATGTATCTGAAACTTACAGTGACAACCATGGGCACCTAAAGTGAGTACCCAGTATTTTAACCATTTTCTTCTGGCTCTCTTACATTTAATTCTCAAGTCAAAATGGGATTTGTCAAATCTCATTTACTCTTTCTTTCAATCCGGTTTCTAAAAGTTTTTTACAACTTGAAAGCAACGGGTAGTTGTTATTTAAAAGTTGTTGAAAAGGTGTGACGATAAAAGTTGGTGTTGTAATCTTTGTCAGGTGGCCAGGGTTGTAAATGTAAACTAACTAAATCTAAACTAACCTTCTAAAGCTACACAGCTACACGTACATTAAGCATCAAAATTTTGTACAGTGTTGTAGCTGATGTCCAAGTATACTTTGCAAGAAATTCAAGTGGTAGGGAATAACTGCATCGTGCCAGCTCTCAGGCATCTATGCAAGTGTTGACGCATTCTAGGAATGTCAAAAATCACAGTACATGGATTTTGTCCATAAACAAGACATGTTGCATAGGCTATCGCAAACACCCCACAGTCACTTGCATTCATTTGCTGCTGTACTGGGATGTTAAAAATGCCCTGAAAGTTTGGACCAAGCAAAGCCTGAACCAGTTCCTGAAGTTCCTTTGAAATTACTGGCTTTGTGAGACTGTCCATTAAATTTACATGTCCAGGAGGGCAGCCAATTGAACTGACACACACCCAGTGATTGTTATTGATGTTCAAAATCTGAATAAAGTCCCCAGTCATTATATCAAACTGCCTGATAGGCCCGAGTGTTGGTCGTTGGAAGCCGCGTATGCTGCTGTTGACCTGCCGCAAAATGGTTTGAGCCTCATGTATTATTGTACCGTCTAACCATCCTGTTGGTGACATGATAAGGTCATATTCTGCCTGCCCCAGTTTGGCATATTGCTTGTACTTTTCAATAGGGGTTTTACTTTTTACCTCCTTTACAAACTTCACTTCATCTGCAGTCCTGGAACTCTTCTGTTTAACAGTTTTACAAGCTGGACAAACCCATGTTGTTTTACTGGTGTTTGGCATACGTTTGAGATTTATGCAAGCCAAATGGAAGAATCTGCCATTGTTACAACCTTCATTGTGACATTCTAAGAGCTTATCAGTTTCACTTGGCTTCTTTTTGCAAACACAAATAGAATCCAAGATAAGGGCATCTGAAGGTGCTACCTGTTTCTTGCCAGCGCGAGTGGACTTGTTTGTTCGTTTGAATTCAGGTAGTGTTCTGCAGTTGGGGCAGTACCATGTTTTAGGTATGCTGGCAATACATAAGCATGATAAATGAAATTTCATAATAGGACATTTAGCATTACAGCAGCTTACTGTGTCTTCACCGGTCACAGTTCGGCAAAAGCAAACAGAATGGGCTTCTGTTGGCTTAACATCACCCATGTCATGTTTCCTAGTGTACCATCTCCCTAAAACTTCAGGTAATATGCAAGTCCTCCAAAAACTGGTCAGTTTAGGTAAAACAGCTACCCAGTGAGCTTCATCTGGAAAATGTCTCTGCGTCACTAGCTTTGCCTCTCTCACATGTCCAAATGCACACACTATAAAGTCACAATACAGTCTCTTGTATGTAAATAACTGTTGTTGTacttgaaaataatattgatggTTTGTCTTTAAACTGAAATTCCCACTGCCTGTTTTTTCAAGACAGGAAGATGGTTTAGCTACATAGTTATCAAAATCGCAATTCTCAATGCAAAGGGGGCATTTTACCTCACCACACTCTTCTCCACAACAATCGCATGAGCACAAGAAATCTGGAGTTGCATGCAGCCATGGATATTCTTCATTTATCATAAGGCCGCATTTCTCAATTTTGAAATTGATGTGTTGCTTCTTCATTATCTCTTCATAAGCTCTGATTGCTTCTTCTTCATGATGACAACCATGAATTATAGCTTTGGTGTTCAGTTTATTTAATTCAGGATAGCAGATAGACTGAATGAGTGACTGGGAGGGCATGGCTGGATTTGTCTGACATGCAGCCTTACTCTGGGAGGCCCCGATTCTTCCAGCTCTATGTCTGAAGAAACTGTTGCCCTTAGCCTGTGTGACACTATCTCTCTCAACTTGTGTGATTTGTTCCTTTGTTATCTTAATATCCACTTCATGACAAGCTTTTAATAGCTCAGGATAACACAGATCGAGGTACTTCTTATCAAACAGATCGCTAATTGTAGGCACGCAGCGACTTTTGAGGACATAGCTGTCTGCGTACTCGGGTATTAAGCTTAGAGCGATGGGTTTGCTACTAGACTTACTAAGTTTAGCATAAAAGGCATCCATTTCCGGTTTTGAGGGAACAGGAATGTCCTTTGAGATGTTGCCTTCAGCAGAGTCAACAGGGCTGGAAACATTGGACAGGTTCTCAATCTTGGCATCTAAAtcgtttttcattttccttgccGATGTAAAGTTTATGTCTCTCGCCTTTTCATATTCTACTTGTTTGACGTAGGTTGGTAGAATCCACGAGCACTTCACTTGCGTGCAGGCAAGTCTGCCATTTATTTTTGTCCACGCTTCCAAATAAAATAGCACACTTGCTATATGTGAACAGGATTCTGCTAGGCCAGCTTTGCAACCTAAGCAGTGAGCAAACAAAATTGTGCCTTGTCTTTCCGTGGTAACCCAACATGAAATTAGAGAGTCGTTCATACGCTGGGAATGTCTCACCTTtgctaaaacaagaaatttgttGGCGATGATGTGGCCTTGTACGCTGGCAATAAAACCAGAGACCATTTGGTTATATGCTTCAAGACTTCGGAAAGCTTTGAACTGTTGCTGAGTATAGAAACTTGTCTCCAAGACAAGATAACACAAAATATCTGTGGACTCAACAGGAGGCAAGCAGTCCGTCTTAAAGTCCTTCCCTTCGACTAACACCGGATCAATTCCAATTGCCGCtattttctgtaaatatcgatcTCTGACTGGCAAATCCAGCTGCTTTGCGTATTCGGATATCGGAAATGAATAGTCAACCCCGCTATTTTTCTGGcactttgtttctttctcttttgaatcCATTTTACTAGCGGGAATGATAGTTGTGGCACAAATTACGCAATCGAAAgtggtacaccaatatggccgacCGGAAATggtatgacgtcacgtgaaaacgatctatagagGTTTAAATTCGTAttcttttctaaaattattttgggaCTTAGATTTCTGgccacttaatagagggtgaTTGCCTAATGGAGATTCAACTGTAATACTTTTACATTTAACAGCCTAAAGAGTtgacaaaaaattaaagaactgTTAAAATGGTTTTCGAAATTGTTAAAAAACctgaagaaagtgaaaagtaGTAGGGTATGGAGGCCTTGGTGTTTTGTGGTCTATTTAACTGGATACTGGTATCTCTCTGTTCAGTAGATGATACTGAACATCTTAAAGACACTTACTTTTTTGCTCGAACCGAGGTAACTCCTGTTTGGTCTGTTATACATTTGAGATGAACATGCTGTTTACCTataacaataaatttaaaaaattatggtCTCGTGATTCACATGAGCGTTAACACCTCATTCATCAAAGCTAACAAATGAATTGACAATTACACTTGAGATGTATTGAAGAACCTAGATCAAGCAGCAAGAATATacattaaaaaattcaaattgcATACCAATCAGTTTTCCAGCAATTGCACTGTTAATCAAAACACGCATCTCCACCACAGGGCTAAAAGGCAGATAACAGATTATCTCAGTCACTTGAGAAAGATTGATACCAAACAGAAGGACCATTGAGTCAATAAATACAGTCAGTGGTTAAGGTCCTCCCCATAAATATGTATTTGGAGAGTACATTTGAAACTACAGCCTCCAACTAAACAACAACTACTACTGACAGTCTTATAGTTAGCTTATTTACTTCTTAGGTGACAACAGAAGTTCCCATTCTCTGACTGGTCAAAGCTTACATTATCTAAGCTGTGCTCTAAGGAGCATACCACAAATGCTCCATTCGCCATCAATTCACAAGAAtcatatttaatttttaacccTAGGTTCACCTTCAAAAGGCATAAGCAGATAATTACGAAATTCCACATGAGAACAAGCTGTATCCATCTCTTATTTGAAGTGAACTCTCTCTAAGGCAGACGTCATTTGGTCTGGCACTAAGTATTGACCATGCATAAGCCCAGTAACCTATCAACAAAGTCAGTAAACCCATCACCAATACATGGGTGTGCGGAAAGTACCTGGGTAAACTGAGGGAGCCACCAACAAGCACAGAGGGTAATCACGACAACCCTGTGAATGGCAACCACCCACACACCATCACACTGAGAACCTCAGTGGAGAGTTTTGCAGAATCTTATCAAGACAAAAAGAGAGGGAAGGGGGAGGTGGGAGCAACAATGGCTAAAAACAACTGCATTCAAAGGCAACATTAGGGTAGTCATGCAATGTAACTGCCAGGGCTGCAAATAACTTTATGCTCTCAAAAGGACTTGTGTCCTAAGAAGACACCACCTTTGTCGGACAGAACAAAATTTTGGTCCGATGTCACCAAAAAAAGGTTGAACTTTATACTCTTAAAATatgaacaaaaagaaacatcTCGCTACTTTTCAAAATGTATTATGCCACCTTTGCCAGTAAAACAGGACATACTATACTAGTGTGAAAGAAAGCTTCGTTACCCAAGTCGATGTTGTTTCATGACTTGGAGATCATCCTAACACAAAGCAAGATTTACTTCAGGTAGATTTTTATTCTTCCTTACCATAAATGATTTACGATAAAAAACATTCTTCGGACATAAAGTCTGAACACACGTGGGATTTTGTCGGACACTAGCAAATTTTGGTCAGCAAATGTCCAATGACCAACTGTTATTTGCAGCCCTGAACTACAGTTACTGGAGCACTCCAAATGCCCAAAGACAGCCCCAGATATGATAAATGAAGAAAACCACTTGCCA
The sequence above is a segment of the Porites lutea chromosome 3, jaPorLute2.1, whole genome shotgun sequence genome. Coding sequences within it:
- the LOC140931207 gene encoding uncharacterized protein; protein product: MVNKLVASFAWNMVLCMIVGCGSKSGRDKGLYFARVPSVVTNQGEEAQELSKERRSRWISAISRDDLTEEILENDRVCEKHFVSGRAAKSWDKYNIDWVPTLLLGHKKATDRAHHKEAAAKRSERARERELVKKPAFEKRERELELERAAKRQKLDKPGEQVSNLSFEGNESKEKKTTAEAGTQTEEFEYLFSSLNIDRKPFDRWEFVQNEEKVKFYTGLPSFNILHNVLEHVSPFVAYKSQNLTTFQEFIMTLIKLKLDAPHQDLSYRFNVSLATVSRIFSAWMVALDVRLAPLINWPEREDLWRTMPQCFKYSFGNKTTVIIDCFEVFINRPSNLLARAQTWSSYKHHNTVKVLIGITPQGTISYVSQAWGGRTSDKFLTENCGILNKLLPGDLVLADRGFTIAESVMFQQAQLAIPAFTKGKDQLDPVDVEKTRGIANVRIHVERVIGLLRRKYSILSGILPIDFLISNPNGSQEEATPMIDRIINVSAALVNLCPGIVPLD
- the LOC140931206 gene encoding uncharacterized protein, producing MDSKEKETKCQKNSGVDYSFPISEYAKQLDLPVRDRYLQKIAAIGIDPVLVEGKDFKTDCLPPVESTDILCYLVLETSFYTQQQFKAFRSLEAYNQMVSGFIASVQGHIIANKFLVLAKVRHSQRMNDSLISCWVTTERQGTILFAHCLGCKAGLAESCSHIASVLFYLEAWTKINGRLACTQVKCSWILPTYVKQVEYEKARDINFTSARKMKNDLDAKIENLSNVSSPVDSAEGNISKDIPVPSKPEMDAFYAKLSKSSSKPIALSLIPEYADSYVLKSRCVPTISDLFDKKYLDLCYPELLKACHEVDIKITKEQITQVERDSVTQAKGNSFFRHRAGRIGASQSKAACQTNPAMPSQSLIQSICYPELNKLNTKAIIHGCHHEEEAIRAYEEIMKKQHINFKIEKCGLMINEEYPWLHATPDFLCSCDCCGEECGEVKCPLCIENCDFDNYVAKPSSCLEKTGSGNFSLKTNHQYYFQVQQQLFTYKRLYCDFIVCAFGHVREAKLVTQRHFPDEAHWVAVLPKLTSFWRTCILPEVLGRWYTRKHDMGDVKPTEAHSVCFCRTVTGEDTVSCCNAKCPIMKFHLSCLCIASIPKTWYCPNCRTLPEFKRTNKSTRAGKKQVAPSDALILDSICVCKKKPSETDKLLECHNEGCNNGRFFHLACINLKRMPNTSKTTWVCPACKTVKQKSSRTADEVKFVKEVKSKTPIEKYKQYAKLGQAEYDLIMSPTGWLDGTIIHEAQTILRQVNSSIRGFQRPTLGPIRQFDIMTGDFIQILNINNNHWVCVSSIGCPPGHVNLMDSLTKPVISKELQELVQALLGPNFQGIFNIPVQQQMNASDCGVFAIAYATCLVYGQNPCTVIFDIPRMRQHLHRCLRAGTMQLFPTT